In Pengzhenrongella sicca, a single genomic region encodes these proteins:
- a CDS encoding LLM class flavin-dependent oxidoreductase encodes MPDYGHDLLFGTFITPVNAPAHRAVDLAIVADRAGLDLATFQDHPYQPRFHDTWTLLAYAAARTERIHLSPNVLNLPLRQPAVVARSAASLDLLSGGRIELGLGAGGFWDAIEAMGGRRLTPGQSIEALEEAIAIIRGIWAADVRGGVRVPGTHYRVEGAKRGPAPAHGIGIWVGAYRPRILRMTGRVADGWLPSLGYLPGGVADLHALNTHVDDGAAAAGRDPAAVRRLLNIAGRFSAAGGGLLVGPPAQWADELAEIALRYGASGFIVAADDPATIEAFAGEVAPAVRELVAAERGGA; translated from the coding sequence ATGCCCGACTACGGCCACGACCTGCTGTTCGGCACGTTCATCACGCCCGTCAACGCCCCGGCGCACCGCGCGGTTGACCTCGCGATCGTCGCGGACCGCGCCGGCCTCGACCTCGCCACGTTCCAAGACCACCCGTACCAGCCGCGGTTCCACGACACCTGGACGCTGCTCGCGTACGCCGCGGCCCGCACCGAGCGCATCCACCTCAGCCCGAACGTGCTCAACCTGCCCCTGCGCCAGCCCGCGGTCGTCGCCCGCAGTGCCGCGAGCCTGGACCTGCTCAGCGGCGGCCGGATCGAGCTCGGCCTCGGCGCGGGCGGGTTCTGGGACGCGATCGAGGCGATGGGCGGACGGCGGCTGACCCCCGGCCAGTCGATCGAGGCCCTCGAGGAGGCGATCGCGATCATCCGGGGCATCTGGGCGGCCGACGTGCGCGGCGGGGTACGCGTGCCCGGCACCCACTACCGGGTCGAGGGCGCCAAGCGCGGGCCGGCCCCCGCGCACGGCATCGGGATCTGGGTGGGTGCCTACCGGCCGCGCATCCTGCGGATGACGGGGCGCGTCGCGGACGGGTGGCTGCCGTCGCTCGGGTACCTGCCCGGCGGCGTCGCGGACCTCCACGCGCTGAACACGCACGTCGACGACGGCGCCGCGGCCGCCGGGCGCGACCCGGCTGCGGTGCGCCGGCTGCTCAACATCGCGGGGCGGTTCTCGGCCGCCGGCGGCGGCCTCCTCGTCGGCCCGCCCGCCCAGTGGGCGGACGAGCTCGCCGAGATCGCGCTGCGGTACGGCGCCTCGGGCTTCATCGTCGCGGCCGACGACCCGGCCACGATCGAGGCCTTCGCGGGCGAGGTCGCGCCGGCCGTGCGCGAGCTGGTCGCGGCGGAGCGCGGCGGCGCGTGA
- a CDS encoding winged helix-turn-helix transcriptional regulator, whose product MREWERVDAGSGRLFTASLELVGKRWSPGILLAVARGAARFSEIRATVPGVSDRLLAQRLKELELAGLVERQVIATTPVQVRYSLSPRGDDLMGSLRPLVAYGARWAEAGSSACTPSRPPTHESSRHVRPAQP is encoded by the coding sequence GTGCGGGAGTGGGAGCGTGTCGACGCCGGCAGTGGTCGGCTGTTCACCGCCTCCCTCGAGCTCGTCGGCAAGCGGTGGAGCCCCGGGATCCTGCTGGCGGTCGCCCGCGGGGCCGCGCGGTTCTCCGAGATCCGGGCCACCGTGCCCGGGGTCTCCGACCGCCTGCTCGCGCAGCGGCTCAAGGAGCTCGAGCTCGCGGGCCTCGTCGAGCGGCAGGTCATCGCCACGACGCCCGTGCAGGTGCGGTACTCGTTGAGCCCGCGCGGCGACGACCTCATGGGATCGCTGCGGCCGCTCGTGGCCTACGGTGCGCGCTGGGCCGAGGCCGGCTCCAGCGCGTGCACCCCGTCCCGTCCGCCCACCCACGAATCGAGCCGTCATGTCCGACCGGCGCAGCCGTAG
- a CDS encoding PASTA domain-containing protein, with the protein MHRLNSALRIAAAVALGGLTWSLPAVTTDPAPALDPQRTLAGRDLLVTGTGFPASDPVEPVDCALTATGPGFDGSCLVDAAGELTGTLVIPADAKPGVYTVTARANGGSASAPVEVLAGVEVPNLIGGTLAEAQRALTAVELSLGGPTSGDGTVVDQDPAPGRTVEPGSTVDVTLAPIVETLVRVPDLRGLSITAARAALTEAGLVLGDASADPQDVVDGQAPTPGESVAAGTVVSVEVAVAGDETAPTPWLLVGALTLVAVVAVVAVVAATAAARASRPRPRRPDPVQPRLELHPHPDTAVAPRVVAHDDRPLPELRLEPHADHRVDPAHTDPTRTEVSR; encoded by the coding sequence ATGCATCGACTGAATTCGGCGCTGCGCATCGCTGCCGCGGTCGCGCTCGGCGGGCTGACCTGGTCGCTGCCGGCGGTGACGACCGACCCCGCCCCCGCGCTCGATCCGCAGCGCACCCTCGCCGGCCGCGACCTCCTGGTGACGGGCACGGGGTTCCCCGCGAGCGACCCGGTCGAGCCGGTGGACTGCGCCCTGACGGCGACCGGCCCAGGGTTCGACGGCTCCTGCCTGGTCGACGCCGCGGGTGAGCTGACGGGCACGCTCGTCATCCCCGCGGACGCGAAGCCGGGCGTCTACACCGTCACCGCGCGCGCCAACGGGGGCTCCGCCTCGGCGCCGGTGGAGGTGCTCGCGGGGGTCGAGGTGCCGAACCTGATCGGCGGCACGCTGGCGGAGGCCCAGCGCGCGCTGACTGCGGTCGAGCTCTCGCTCGGCGGCCCGACGTCGGGCGACGGCACGGTGGTGGACCAGGACCCGGCTCCCGGGAGAACGGTCGAGCCGGGCAGCACGGTCGACGTGACCCTCGCGCCCATCGTCGAGACGCTCGTTCGGGTCCCGGACCTGCGCGGCCTGAGCATCACCGCGGCCCGCGCGGCCCTGACCGAGGCCGGGTTGGTCCTCGGCGACGCGTCGGCGGACCCGCAGGACGTCGTCGACGGCCAGGCGCCGACGCCCGGGGAGAGCGTGGCGGCGGGAACCGTCGTGAGCGTCGAGGTGGCCGTGGCCGGCGACGAGACCGCGCCGACGCCGTGGCTGCTGGTCGGCGCCCTCACGCTCGTCGCCGTCGTCGCCGTCGTCGCCGTCGTCGCCGCGACGGCCGCGGCCCGCGCGTCGCGCCCGCGCCCGCGGCGGCCGGACCCGGTCCAGCCGCGGCTCGAGCTGCACCCGCACCCCGACACCGCCGTGGCGCCCCGGGTCGTCGCGCACGACGACCGGCCCCTGCCCGAGCTGCGTCTCGAGCCCCACGCCGACCACCGCGTCGACCCGGCCCACACCGACCCCACCCGCACCGAGGTGTCCCGATGA
- a CDS encoding putative bifunctional diguanylate cyclase/phosphodiesterase, with the protein MTGPEATAEETATPERKGPAAILIVDDDESNCRLLEALLGPEGYATSVAASGEAALKLVAADPPDLILLDIMMPGLDGREVARLLKADPATRTIPIIIVTAQTDREALLAALEAGAEEFLTKPIDQTELWLRVRNLLRLKELADLVEGHRATLEAEVQARTAELQRFRSAMDATGDAILLISRASMLFVEVNATASALLGYTRDELLTLGPMDLAEGSRGQLETLFDTITAAGRPMESTEAVRTKDGSMLPVEVHRHTQQSGADWLIVSVLRDITERTEAQTRLHRLAHYDTLTGLPNRSLFYDTLAKTLTQATARSATVAVLFLDLDHFKNVNDTYGHAVGDQLLVQVSERLLNCVRIRDTVGRLGGDEFAVILLLKDRPPDPTPVQDEEGERDAAIVAAQIHAVLREPFHLDGRDVAMTASIGITLHPDDATDPETLIKYADTAMYQAKQAGRNAFRFFTPAMNLQVRRRLELDSALRNAVTRGEFVLHYQPKVQLAGGHVVGFEALVRWNRPGHGLVPPNDFIPALEESGLITEVGRWVIAAACEQISDWSARGIDPGHVSVNVSPRQFVTGDLERDVLGALANHHTPLGALELELTESSLMTSTEATIATLTHLKDAGVQLSIDDFGTGYSSLAYLRRFPIDKLKIDRSFIREVARSSDGDAITLAILRLGHSLELEVVAEGVETAAQLQYLRRHECDQMQGYYFSPPLPVRETERLLLARPTLADADARWALAAGRG; encoded by the coding sequence ATGACGGGGCCGGAGGCGACGGCGGAGGAGACGGCGACGCCGGAACGCAAGGGGCCGGCCGCGATCCTGATCGTCGACGACGACGAGAGCAACTGCCGGCTCCTGGAGGCCCTGCTCGGGCCCGAGGGCTATGCGACGAGCGTCGCCGCGAGCGGCGAGGCGGCGCTCAAGCTCGTCGCGGCCGACCCGCCCGACCTCATCCTGCTCGACATCATGATGCCGGGGCTGGACGGCCGGGAGGTCGCGCGCCTGCTCAAGGCGGACCCTGCCACCCGGACCATCCCGATCATCATCGTGACGGCCCAGACCGACCGGGAGGCGCTACTCGCGGCGCTCGAGGCCGGCGCCGAGGAGTTCCTCACCAAACCCATCGACCAGACCGAGCTGTGGCTGCGGGTGCGCAACCTCCTGCGGCTCAAGGAGCTCGCCGACCTGGTCGAGGGGCACCGCGCGACCCTCGAGGCCGAGGTCCAGGCGCGCACGGCCGAGCTGCAGCGCTTCCGGTCGGCGATGGACGCGACCGGGGACGCGATCCTGCTCATCAGCCGCGCCTCGATGCTGTTCGTCGAGGTCAACGCCACCGCCTCGGCGCTACTCGGCTATACCCGCGACGAGCTGCTGACGCTCGGGCCGATGGACCTCGCGGAGGGCTCGCGCGGCCAGCTCGAGACGCTGTTCGACACGATCACGGCCGCCGGGCGGCCGATGGAGTCGACCGAGGCCGTCCGCACCAAGGACGGGTCGATGCTCCCTGTCGAGGTGCACCGGCACACCCAGCAGTCGGGTGCCGACTGGCTCATCGTGTCCGTGCTACGCGACATCACCGAGCGCACGGAGGCGCAGACCCGGCTGCACCGCCTCGCGCACTACGACACGCTGACGGGCCTGCCCAACCGCTCGCTGTTCTACGACACGCTCGCGAAGACCCTGACCCAGGCCACGGCCAGGTCCGCGACGGTCGCTGTGCTGTTCCTGGACCTCGATCACTTCAAGAACGTGAACGACACCTACGGCCACGCGGTCGGCGACCAGCTCCTGGTCCAGGTGAGCGAGAGGCTGCTCAACTGCGTCCGGATCCGGGACACCGTCGGCCGCCTCGGCGGGGACGAGTTCGCGGTGATCCTCCTACTCAAGGACCGTCCCCCCGACCCGACCCCCGTGCAGGACGAGGAGGGCGAACGCGACGCGGCCATCGTGGCGGCGCAGATCCACGCCGTCCTGCGCGAGCCGTTCCACCTCGACGGCCGCGACGTCGCCATGACCGCCAGCATCGGCATCACGCTGCACCCGGACGACGCGACCGACCCGGAGACGCTCATCAAGTATGCGGACACCGCGATGTACCAGGCGAAGCAGGCCGGGCGCAACGCCTTCCGATTCTTCACGCCCGCGATGAACCTCCAGGTGCGCCGCCGCCTCGAGCTCGACTCCGCGCTGCGCAACGCCGTCACCCGCGGCGAGTTCGTCCTGCACTACCAGCCGAAGGTGCAGCTCGCGGGCGGGCACGTCGTCGGCTTCGAGGCGCTGGTGCGCTGGAACCGGCCCGGCCACGGCCTCGTCCCGCCGAACGACTTCATCCCCGCCCTGGAGGAGTCGGGGCTGATCACGGAGGTCGGCCGCTGGGTGATCGCGGCGGCCTGCGAGCAGATCAGCGACTGGAGCGCCCGCGGGATCGACCCCGGCCACGTCTCGGTCAATGTCTCGCCCCGCCAGTTCGTCACGGGCGACCTCGAGCGCGACGTGCTCGGCGCGCTCGCGAATCACCACACCCCGCTCGGCGCGCTCGAGCTCGAGCTCACCGAGAGCTCGCTGATGACGAGCACCGAGGCCACGATCGCGACCCTGACGCACCTGAAGGACGCCGGCGTGCAGCTGTCCATCGACGACTTCGGCACGGGCTACTCCAGCCTCGCGTACCTGCGCCGGTTCCCGATCGACAAGCTCAAGATCGACCGGAGCTTCATCCGGGAGGTCGCCCGCAGCTCCGACGGCGACGCCATCACGCTCGCCATCCTGCGCCTGGGGCACAGCCTCGAGCTCGAGGTCGTCGCGGAGGGGGTCGAGACCGCCGCGCAGCTGCAGTACCTGCGCCGCCACGAGTGCGACCAGATGCAGGGTTACTACTTCAGCCCGCCGCTGCCCGTCCGGGAGACCGAGCGCCTGCTGCTGGCCCGCCCCACCCTCGCGGACGCGGACGCCCGCTGGGCGCTCGCGGCCGGCCGGGGCTGA
- a CDS encoding MurR/RpiR family transcriptional regulator has protein sequence MSDRRSRSRTAPEVRVPTDVVDRVRAVLPHLSPAQSRVAAIVQADPPAAAALTVDQLATLASTSVATVVRAARSLGFEGYPQLRLALAAHGGSHPAATVPLGAQITESDTGAAVLAKLAAFESQQLRETAELIDPAALDRVVALVAAARRVDVYGISASGLVALDLMQKLTRIGLDCRAHTEHDAALVSASLLAAGDVAIGVSHGGSNPGTLKPLAAARGAGATTVAITGTRRSALGRHADHVLVTAGREFGFRSAAMASRTGQLLVVDAIFIGVAQRVPDARAALQRTYDAVSRSGRARPAGA, from the coding sequence ATGTCCGACCGGCGCAGCCGTAGCCGCACCGCACCCGAGGTCCGGGTCCCGACCGACGTCGTCGACCGCGTCCGCGCCGTGCTGCCGCACCTGTCGCCGGCGCAGTCCCGGGTGGCCGCGATCGTGCAGGCGGACCCGCCCGCCGCCGCGGCGCTCACGGTCGATCAGCTCGCCACCCTCGCCTCGACGAGCGTCGCGACCGTCGTGCGGGCCGCGCGCAGCCTCGGGTTCGAGGGCTACCCCCAGCTCCGGCTCGCGCTCGCGGCCCACGGCGGCTCGCACCCGGCCGCGACCGTCCCGCTCGGCGCCCAGATCACCGAGTCCGACACCGGCGCCGCCGTGCTCGCGAAGCTCGCGGCCTTCGAGTCGCAGCAGCTGCGCGAGACCGCCGAGCTGATCGACCCGGCCGCGCTCGACCGGGTGGTCGCGCTCGTCGCCGCCGCCCGGCGCGTGGACGTGTACGGCATCAGCGCCTCGGGCCTGGTCGCCCTGGACCTGATGCAGAAGCTCACCCGGATCGGCCTGGACTGCCGCGCGCACACCGAGCACGACGCCGCGCTCGTCAGCGCGAGCCTGCTCGCCGCGGGCGACGTGGCGATCGGCGTGTCCCACGGCGGGTCCAACCCCGGCACGCTGAAGCCGCTCGCCGCCGCGCGCGGCGCGGGCGCGACCACGGTCGCGATCACCGGCACCCGCCGGTCGGCGCTCGGCCGGCACGCCGACCACGTGCTGGTCACAGCCGGCCGGGAGTTCGGGTTCCGCTCGGCCGCGATGGCCAGCCGGACCGGGCAGCTGCTGGTCGTCGACGCGATCTTCATCGGCGTGGCGCAGCGGGTGCCCGACGCGCGGGCCGCGCTCCAGCGCACCTACGACGCCGTGTCCCGGTCCGGGCGCGCCCGGCCGGCGGGCGCATAG
- a CDS encoding extracellular solute-binding protein — MKARKLLAVSAAMVMGAAGLTACGGGGDDGGSASGDVEMTLWHNSTTGPGKAYWEDMVSAFAAENAGVTIKLQAIQNEDMDGKLQTALNSGDAPDLFMARGGGKLNAVVEAGQAQPLTIDDATRTAVGDAAFSAFTIDDEVYGMPMSILPGGIYYSKDLFAQAGITELPTTIEDLEAVVEQLKAADIAPIALGAKDAWPAAHWYYFFALRACSQETLDAATAEMTFDDPCWTKAGDDLAAFSATEPFNEGFLTTSAQQGAGSSAGLLANHQAAMELMGAWDPGVIASLTPDEKSLPDLGWFPFPTVSGGEGAEGAMMGGLDGMSCSKDAPAECSEFLNFLMTQENQEAYATAFQTLPASQDAQAVVTDPALKDVLATYNEAPYVSLWLDTLYGQNVGNALNAGVVNLLAGEGDSDAIVQGVVDAAAKE; from the coding sequence ATGAAGGCTAGGAAACTCCTGGCGGTCTCTGCCGCCATGGTGATGGGTGCGGCGGGCCTGACGGCCTGTGGCGGCGGCGGCGACGACGGCGGTTCCGCCAGCGGCGACGTCGAGATGACCCTCTGGCACAACTCCACCACCGGTCCCGGCAAGGCGTACTGGGAAGACATGGTCAGCGCCTTCGCAGCCGAGAACGCGGGCGTGACCATCAAGCTCCAGGCGATCCAGAACGAGGACATGGACGGCAAGCTCCAGACCGCCCTGAACTCGGGCGATGCGCCCGACCTGTTCATGGCGCGCGGGGGCGGCAAGCTGAACGCCGTCGTCGAGGCCGGTCAGGCGCAGCCGCTGACGATCGACGACGCGACGCGCACGGCGGTCGGCGACGCGGCGTTCAGCGCCTTCACCATCGACGACGAGGTCTACGGCATGCCGATGTCGATCCTCCCCGGCGGCATCTACTACAGCAAGGACCTGTTCGCGCAGGCCGGCATCACCGAGCTGCCCACGACGATCGAGGACCTCGAGGCCGTGGTGGAGCAGCTCAAGGCCGCCGACATCGCCCCGATCGCGCTCGGCGCCAAGGACGCGTGGCCCGCCGCGCACTGGTACTACTTCTTCGCGCTGCGCGCCTGCTCGCAGGAGACCCTGGACGCGGCCACGGCCGAGATGACGTTCGACGACCCGTGCTGGACGAAGGCGGGCGACGACCTCGCGGCGTTCTCCGCGACGGAGCCGTTCAACGAGGGCTTCCTGACCACCTCCGCCCAGCAGGGCGCGGGCTCGTCGGCCGGACTCCTGGCCAACCACCAGGCGGCCATGGAGCTCATGGGTGCCTGGGACCCGGGAGTCATCGCGTCCCTGACGCCGGACGAGAAGTCGCTGCCCGACCTGGGCTGGTTCCCCTTCCCGACGGTGAGCGGCGGCGAGGGTGCCGAAGGCGCGATGATGGGCGGCCTCGACGGCATGTCCTGCTCGAAGGACGCCCCGGCGGAGTGCTCGGAGTTCCTGAACTTCCTCATGACGCAGGAGAACCAGGAGGCCTACGCCACGGCCTTCCAGACGCTTCCCGCGAGCCAGGACGCTCAGGCCGTCGTCACCGACCCGGCCCTCAAGGACGTGCTGGCGACGTACAACGAGGCGCCCTACGTCTCGCTGTGGCTCGACACGCTCTACGGCCAGAACGTCGGCAACGCGCTGAACGCCGGCGTGGTCAACCTGCTCGCGGGCGAGGGTGACTCGGACGCGATCGTGCAGGGCGTCGTCGACGCGGCCGCGAAGGAGTAG
- a CDS encoding carbohydrate ABC transporter permease: MSDTLGEGKLAVSPSPEASVTGGDGARKAPSPARRASGPDWRKRFEIALLTGPAIIMFVAFVIFPVVLAAYYGFFKWKGFGPPTEFVGLENYLTIFRDSTFQDALQHNAVIVVLSLVLQGPAAVLLALLLNQKMRGRSLVRVLIFVPYVVSEVIVGTGWSLMLQTNGAVNDLLTKAGLPDWTVDWLSDPNIAIWSLMLIITWKYIGFAVILFLAGLQSIPEELFEAAAIDGATYWQTQRRITLPLLGPTIRIWAFLSMIGALQLFDLVYIIWGQYVAATAGTSTMATYMVVNGRNAGNYGFGNAVAVVLFLISLVIALTYQRFVLKRDTEGALTEGKK, from the coding sequence ATGAGTGACACCTTGGGCGAGGGCAAGCTCGCCGTTTCGCCGTCGCCCGAGGCGTCCGTGACGGGTGGGGACGGTGCCCGCAAGGCACCGTCCCCGGCCCGCCGGGCCAGCGGGCCGGACTGGCGCAAACGCTTCGAGATCGCGCTCCTGACGGGGCCGGCGATCATCATGTTCGTCGCCTTCGTGATCTTCCCGGTCGTGCTCGCCGCGTACTACGGGTTCTTCAAGTGGAAGGGCTTCGGGCCTCCTACCGAGTTCGTGGGGCTCGAGAACTACCTGACGATCTTCCGGGACAGCACGTTCCAGGACGCGCTCCAGCACAACGCCGTCATCGTGGTGCTGTCCCTGGTCCTGCAGGGCCCGGCGGCGGTGCTGCTCGCGCTCCTGCTGAACCAGAAGATGCGCGGCCGGTCCCTCGTACGGGTGCTGATCTTCGTGCCGTACGTCGTGTCGGAGGTGATCGTCGGCACCGGCTGGAGCCTCATGCTCCAGACCAACGGCGCCGTCAACGACCTGCTGACCAAGGCGGGGCTGCCGGACTGGACCGTCGACTGGCTGTCCGACCCGAACATCGCCATCTGGTCGCTCATGCTCATCATCACGTGGAAGTACATCGGGTTCGCCGTGATCCTCTTCCTTGCCGGGCTGCAGTCCATCCCGGAGGAGCTGTTCGAGGCGGCGGCGATCGACGGCGCCACCTACTGGCAGACGCAGCGCCGCATCACCCTGCCGCTGCTCGGCCCGACGATCCGGATCTGGGCGTTCCTGTCGATGATCGGCGCGCTGCAGCTGTTCGACCTCGTCTACATCATCTGGGGCCAGTACGTCGCGGCCACGGCCGGGACGTCGACGATGGCCACCTACATGGTGGTCAACGGTCGCAACGCGGGGAACTACGGCTTCGGCAACGCCGTCGCGGTCGTGCTGTTCCTCATCTCGCTCGTCATCGCGCTCACCTACCAGCGGTTCGTGCTCAAGCGCGACACCGAGGGTGCCCTCACGGAAGGAAAGAAGTGA
- a CDS encoding LacI family DNA-binding transcriptional regulator: protein MARRATITDVALAAGVSVSTVSKVINGRYGIAVATSTRVREVVRELNFEPSLVARSMRSHRTHVIGVLVAEFEPFSAEILKGTAAALADTDYELLAYTGSRQSRGAGWERRSLSRLSGTLIDGALIVTPSVVDADPGVPLVSIDPHAGPAGLPMVDSDSFTGAFLATTHLIELGHRRIGFMAGRADLESARLREAGFRHALAEAGIAADPELIRVGDYRRDSVRAPAAALLSLPDRPTAIFAANDLSAMGTMDVARELGLDVPGDLSVAGFDDVPESSRTTPPLTTVHQPLQEMGAAGITMLLALMDGTPVEQTHIRLPTSLVVRGSTSPPR, encoded by the coding sequence ATGGCCCGACGAGCGACGATCACCGACGTCGCCCTCGCTGCGGGCGTCTCCGTGTCCACGGTCTCCAAGGTCATCAACGGCCGGTACGGCATCGCCGTCGCCACGTCGACGCGGGTGCGCGAGGTCGTGCGGGAGCTGAACTTCGAGCCGAGCCTGGTCGCGCGCAGCATGCGCTCGCACCGCACGCACGTCATCGGCGTGCTCGTGGCCGAGTTCGAGCCGTTCAGCGCCGAGATCCTCAAGGGCACCGCGGCCGCGCTCGCCGACACCGACTACGAGCTGCTCGCCTACACCGGCAGCCGGCAGAGCCGCGGCGCCGGCTGGGAGCGGCGCTCGCTGTCCCGCCTGAGCGGCACCCTGATCGACGGCGCGCTCATCGTGACGCCGTCGGTCGTCGACGCCGACCCGGGGGTGCCGCTCGTGTCGATCGACCCGCACGCCGGCCCGGCCGGGCTGCCCATGGTCGACTCCGACAGCTTCACCGGCGCGTTCCTCGCGACGACGCACCTGATCGAGCTGGGCCACCGGCGCATCGGCTTCATGGCCGGGCGCGCCGACCTGGAGTCCGCGCGCCTGCGCGAGGCGGGGTTCCGGCACGCGCTCGCCGAGGCCGGGATCGCGGCCGACCCCGAGCTCATCCGGGTCGGCGACTACCGCAGGGACTCCGTGCGCGCGCCCGCCGCGGCGCTGCTGTCCCTCCCCGACCGGCCGACGGCGATCTTCGCCGCCAACGACCTGTCCGCGATGGGCACGATGGACGTGGCCCGGGAGCTCGGCCTCGACGTGCCGGGAGACCTGTCGGTCGCGGGATTCGACGACGTGCCCGAGTCCAGCCGCACCACTCCCCCGCTCACGACCGTGCACCAGCCGCTGCAGGAGATGGGCGCGGCGGGCATCACGATGCTCCTCGCCCTCATGGACGGCACCCCCGTCGAGCAGACCCACATCCGCCTGCCGACGTCGCTCGTCGTCCGCGGCTCGACGAGCCCTCCGCGCTGA
- a CDS encoding carbohydrate ABC transporter permease: MATTTAPPLSPTTSRLAGTRKRPSLGRASWATYLIAFTLVGICIGPVLYIIIGGFRTNAEITTNPAGWPSTWQFVNYSEVLESSIFWRQVANSVICGVFTTLGVVVLGVAASYVLARYNFSGRGAMYALFAAGLMFPMTVAITPLYIMIRGLGLSDTLAGIILPQIAFALPVTIIILVPFLRAIPKELEEAAAIDGASRLGFFFRMVIPLSIPGVVTVGILAFIASWNSYMLPLFILNNETMYTLPLGVQAFASQYSVDTARVLAFTSLSMIPALVFFSLFERRIVGGLSGAVKG; the protein is encoded by the coding sequence ATGGCGACCACGACCGCCCCGCCGCTGAGCCCGACGACTTCCCGCCTGGCGGGCACCCGCAAGCGGCCCAGCCTGGGCCGCGCGAGCTGGGCCACCTACCTCATCGCGTTCACGCTGGTGGGCATCTGCATCGGCCCGGTGCTGTACATCATCATCGGCGGTTTCCGGACGAACGCGGAGATCACCACGAACCCGGCCGGATGGCCGTCCACGTGGCAGTTCGTCAACTACTCCGAGGTCCTGGAGAGCTCGATCTTCTGGCGCCAGGTCGCCAACTCGGTGATCTGCGGCGTCTTCACGACCCTCGGCGTCGTCGTCCTCGGCGTCGCGGCCAGCTACGTGCTCGCGCGCTACAACTTCTCGGGACGCGGCGCGATGTACGCGCTGTTCGCGGCCGGCCTGATGTTCCCGATGACCGTCGCGATCACCCCGCTGTACATCATGATCCGGGGCCTGGGCCTCAGCGACACCCTCGCCGGCATCATCCTGCCCCAGATCGCCTTCGCGCTCCCCGTCACGATCATCATCCTGGTGCCGTTCCTGCGGGCCATCCCCAAGGAGCTCGAGGAGGCCGCGGCGATCGACGGCGCGAGCCGGCTCGGGTTCTTCTTCCGGATGGTGATCCCGCTGTCGATCCCCGGGGTCGTGACCGTCGGCATCCTGGCGTTCATCGCGAGCTGGAACAGCTACATGCTCCCGCTGTTCATCCTCAACAACGAGACGATGTACACCCTCCCGCTCGGCGTGCAGGCGTTCGCGTCGCAGTACTCCGTGGACACCGCCCGGGTGCTCGCGTTCACGTCCCTGTCGATGATTCCCGCGCTGGTGTTCTTCTCGCTGTTCGAGCGCCGGATCGTCGGCGGCCTGAGCGGTGCGGTCAAGGGCTGA